AAACAAAGCTGCAGCTCCTGCTACACTCAAAGCTGGGCTGGTATGTTTACCTAGAGCAGGAAATGTTTCTATCACGTACTTGTCATCCCATCCCATTGCAGTATGTGTTCCAAGCCTCATTAGACCTTATTCTCCATGAGAACAATACATTTTCTTCATATTAAAACAGCTGAATCAGTAGTTTACATGGATCATATGAAGGGTTACATGAACAAAACCTCCCTATcttcaactgtttttatttctgacaGTGAGACACTAAAGATATGGGCGTCCATCAGCGCCTTGAGTTAAACTCTACAGTGAAGCTGAGATGATTTATCACGGCTTCACACCTTTCAGACAAGGTCAGTCTGTGAATGTAGTGGTGACGATGAGGACTATATCAACGGTGTCCTGGAAGCACACCATGTCCTACTCAGAGCCCACggtttatttataagcactgcATTTCATAAGAAGACACATTTGGACAAACATGGATCACATCAGTACTCACTCATTCAATGTTGCACTGAATACAGCAATACTTCTTCAAATACCTTATAAAAACACGACAAAAAGTGTTCGAAATCGACTTTTAAAGTCTTTAACAAGGACGAAACAAAGGCAGAGATATAAAATACTCATCCTCTTATATTATTATGGGGGATTTTGATTCCTTCTCATCCAACTTTTAACTGTTAAATAACTTTTAACTTCATTTTGAGACAGTTTGAAGTACAATTCATCCCGTAACATCCAAATATTTGATTCAGGGTTTTACTGGTCAGGAACTGTGTTCCTGTTTGTAATCACAAGCCTCAAGACATTCatgagataaaatcatagtgtggGCCTCACTGATCAATAGATTAAAGCTCATTtgtaaaaggtttaaattgcCGCTTGaacgtttgttttcatctccattgTTAACACTCCGTTCGGGTCATTccatcatttcaacaaatttccaggacatcccacacactttggtctaaaaaattCCTATATAGTGATTATTTATGTGTAGATTATCGCATGCCAGATAACatgtatagcagatctgttTGTATATTCTGAAAGAATAGGTGGAgatgtattactataccaaattcaAGTTTCCCATGtaatgtagttcctgagatatcgttagctaaaaatgaaagaaaaataaaaatgcacaaaaatcgacatgtacccccctcactaaattggccatatctcaaaaagtattcattcgATCAAACTAAAGTTTTACAGTGTGGCtcttgaataatcacggaaaaattggtaaaaatgtaagaattttTTAGGACCGAAGTGTGTGGAATGTCCTGAAATTTATTTGAAATGACGTGAAATGAACCAGTGTCGATCAAAACAAACTCTCCAGCAGCAATTTAatcattttacatctttttttaaaggaaatgatcttggatttattgatctatgaggcctacatttattaaaaaaatgattgttttcaTAAGCTTTTAGATTATGTTACCACAAACCACAGATTGAGTAAAATTGCGCCCTTACCTGTGACATACATATCATTTCCGAGGGCAGCTATGCTGTAACCTCCTCCGAGGTGGTCGGGGAACTCTGCGAGGTAGCGCCACTGTCCAGTCTGAGGGTTGTAGCAGTCCACTGTGACCAGTTCATCACAGTCCTGGTCGCAGCCTCCGATCACGACCAGGATCTCTGCCAGTCCCGTGGAGGGTCGCGGTCGCATGCGGTGGCAGGGCCTGTCGTAGCGGTCGTATTCGCACGACTGGAAACTTCGTGCTTCGTTCACCATGCGAAGGCAGGTGGGAGAAAGGTAGACAAGAGGGTCGCTCTCCACGTGGGCCAAAAGGAAGAACCTCCTCACGAAAGGAAGTCGGACCTGCTGGAGGAGCTCGGGCCAGTAATGCAGTCTCCGTTTGAGATCGGCTTTTATCCAACGCACCGCGATTTGATAAACCGTCTCTTCCTTGTCCACGCAAAGATCATCGTCAGACACAAACTCCAGAAGTCGCTTCCACGGCAAACGCTCAAAGTCCATGCCTTTGGCTAGCTCCATGATGTTTTTTAGGACAAATCGACGGGCACTGGTTGCCAGTTCTCTGCAAGCGTACGCCTCTGCAAAGTCCTGAATATCCAAGCAGTTGGAAACGTCGAGACGCTGCTCCAGAAACGCACAGCAAGCGTCCTTCACCGAGGGGAACTGAAAGAGATCGGCCGTTTTCAGCAGGAGGTCCACGTTCTCCTGAGTCACAGTGACCCGCCCCGTGTAGCAGAAGTCCACCAGCAGACCAAGAAGTTCAGCCGACACCTCGTGCAGAACCACGCGGTCCATTGCACTCTCACGCAGGGTTCCCGCAAACATGGCCCGGAAGTAAGTGCTGGCGGCGGCCAACACGGTGCGGTGGCAGTGGAACTCGCGGCCCTCGGCGCAAAGGGTCACGTCGAAAAACTTCCGCTCGGCTCGGAGTTCATGGATCCCCCGAAGAAGGTTGAAGGCGTGGGCCGTGTCAAAGAACGGCAGGGTGGAGGGTTGTGTTTGTAAGACTGGCTTTTCCATCTCTCCTGTCCTGGGAATGCCTCACAATGAAGATTTCatctattaaataaaaaaagtaaaacagaaACAAGTGAAAGTTTAGGATAATCtcaattccagcaagttctttttgaataatatgttaaggtttcattaattcattatatttccttgacttccgcgtaataattccattatgcggaagtcaaggaaacatcaaagtgaccagcagatgcctctgaagaagactggcagttgacagtcaaaatatgtcaggagatcaaaggaaatttcctgaaaaacggtagtctgaataaatgaaacctttacaTATGAggataatttattaattttactgTCGATCACAACCCAATCCCTCCCATCTGTGCACATCGTTCTGTATAAATAGATGTAAAAGAGGAACTAGAGTAGCTAGAATGCTCGTTCTTTTTGCTCCAGAAAGCTAAGACGTTTGCTTCCATCTTACGTCCCAATATGACACCAGTGAGATCACCCACCGCCGAGAAGCTTCAAAGGCTTGCTGTAGCAGTTTAGAAGCAGGTTGTACGTTGATAtgaaaaaatgtacatatatatatatatatatatatatacatatatcggttaaaaaaattgtatttagaatacatttaaaaaaaacaaaacattaataatattagtatttatttatacagttttatttatcattaaccaAATAGATTTCAGCGCTTTAATGTGTGatcaaaatacaccaaacccTTAATTATAATAATTCCCCAACTGCTTTTTGGTTGTACATTGTTTACACttctattttatattttcatgtatACTTATTTTCTTATGTTAATATAACTATTGCTTTAttctacatttacattttattcatgtatgcattttcttttacctttatttatttatttatttattcagttcatttccgacatggttgcattcacagaaattcatttgacattcagagcaaattcacatcattgttttttttttttttttttttttttttttttcatgccggaaagggcgacggaaaaaagcattatgcttatctagatccgtcccctaatttgaacacagacaattttacatccaacctcgtttcttccctttttttttttttttttttttttttttttgtgatgtgttcttgtctgcagtcattgttcctgttgttactcctcatcacagtctttttcccccgtgtttccacgagctttcttttccagtcgttgtttacgttcctccaactctccaaacgtgaagttcttcttctctctgagaaccttcgtatcctctgagagtcgcctcagcttacgatccatcagaaaggcacatgcacagacacatacccccatcatcagcaggccaaagatcatgactcctagcaaatagatgtcctccacatcctcCACTTTCagctgggagagacagagcatctggcttctccctcgtgcgtcCACGACGATTTACTTCCAGAGCtaatgtaataaaagtaattttactctgagaatgaataaaatataaattatatgtCATATTCAGAATTTGATCTGGTGTGCGTTGGTCATTATTTGCACGACGGGCCTGGACATAACTTCATATTTCTTGGTTTGAGACATTTGTGAATCAAAAAAGGAGCACCataattatttaaacaaatatcatAACTACTTAGCAATggatcattttaaaagcatAGATGTTAAATAAACGTTTGATCAACCAAAGAAGGAACACAGAAACATCACAAACATAGCTTTAAAGCAATAAATGGCTCGACTTGAGACAAGCTCACCTCAAAGGAACCCCCTTTTAGAATACACTCAACTTAAAaggttaacaaaaaaaacacctcaaacaACCTTAAAGCCTACGTGATCTTTAGTTTTTCCCTACCTGGTAAACCGTTTCAAGCTTCTTTCCAAACCAAACGTCCAACTCGTAGCAGTCTAGATATGACGACAGTCAACTGTGGTGGTGAGTGAGAGCAGCTCCTTATACTGGTGTTTAAAAAAGAGAGCTCGCTTGTGCTCTGGAGCTATAAATACACCCGCAGTGTCCATTTTCAGACAACGGTGGGGGGAAAACACCTAACACGCAGTCAGGAGAGCATGTCCCCCTCTCACTGGTATGCTTCTGTGAAAGTGGGATTTGAAAGGAGAGCCAGTTGAGCCTGGGCCTCCTTATCAGATTCATCACCACCAAAGAACCACAGAGCCAGAAAAGTGCTTTAGAGATTTGTTTTGATCAGACGATACAATCACAGTTTACTCCATTCACTGATTCAAACAGGAAACGACAAAACAACTGCTTGGATAAGCTTCCTGGGTTAGCTCCTTCTGCTAACTTCTTCTGTGTTCACTCTCGTTTGGGTCTCCAGAGAAAAACCCTCCATTGTTTCTGATTTAATCAACATTGATTGGGAAAAATTAAGAATGAgagattaaaaatgttaaacatcTAGGGCCTCcatttttaatggaaaaaaaaaaacaattcaattaTTGAAGACGgcaaaaaaacgtttttatttttttgtaatttttttctctctatttaaaagaaagtgtctatttgtacggttgccgtacagacaacctcggtgctattggtacggtaaCCCAAGTACACAAACGTAGCGTTTTaggcttagggttaggttataacccaatatcgcaacaatttttagtgttaggtttagggtagggtttagtcttagtcacgcgacctaaactgaccaatgactgacctatcacgcgACCTCAACTGGCCAAATAAGGGCGCTGCGTAcaaatagaatgtcggtatattgataaggCAACCCTACAGATAGTCACTGCCTATTTAAAACCaggccccaacatgacacagaaatgcctctcatgcatgttttgggacaatatcacacatttacacgctATTATTCACAGGAAAACAGGtgattgaatgtctagaaaCAATGGCTCTGATTTATCAACCATTCGtatgttcagatctgagcgtatgaCGTGCGTACCACCATATTGTATGCTTAGTAAACTGCGTagttaaattttatttaatgtgaaaTACAATTAAGCCAAAACAGTATAACAGTAGAAGGTGCAAAACAGAAGTATACTCTGtatacaaaatatatagataaataaatacatataaccTGAGTTAAAGatagattttgattatttttaattaatttattctttgaagcattaatattatttttttcatgtatacatgttttaattttagtgaggttagtacacattcagactgagccataaatgcaatgggactaataatttgaataataatttattttggggtttcggttttcggccaagaatttacatttcggtgcatccctacatttttcattgtttggttcatttttttttttaattttccgcTCCTCTGAGGTGCTGTCATGTTTCCCAACATGAGAACCACTGTGTCATCTAATCGTTAACGTACACGTGTCTTTTCATTAGTGTACACTATGAGATGTGACGCCTATTTTAAGATTTTATATCAAGTATCAGTTAGTCACCGAAGCAGAAGAGtaacaaacaggaagtggcaATAATAAACGTTGATCTAAGCAACTAATCCAGAGGTGACGGTAACTTCTAAAAATAATCAAGTGGTGTATTCTTACTGGGATTTCTCTAAAGGTTGTGATGAAGCCACATGTTCTCTCTGCTTAAAGGATCTGGTAAACATTCCATGGAATTCCGTATAACCCTGCTGATAAACCGTCCGAGCAGGCTGTGGTACAGAGAAAtaggacctcattcatgcttttaaaatgtaaattgtaccttaaatatttacaaatgtgttgcagtatttaatcagtaatgtgatgaattattgGTGATattggctgaaggcataataaacactGAAGGGACAacactttgtcatttttaagttttCTTTTCCAAGCGTTTTGATCCTTCATTTTTTtgaatgtgatatttattgcttCAAGCAAAGGCTGATATAAACGTCATATccgtgtgtctccaggatctctgctgtgaagttgctcacagcgcacacaggggggtaGACTTCACCTGCTCAGGGAGCTGATCCTCTTCCGAAGAGCATTTAAATGCGTTTCTTTAAGTCAAATTTTCTCTGATGTGAGTATAccgattttcatcttggaaatgTTTCTTCtcgtttgacctcagtgtgcaGGACCTCCGAAACAGGAGGCcataacatgttaatgatgatcGAATTCAGCTACAACATTTATCAACACGCGATCATTTGTATgttgggattggtcagatacgaatgtttcatgaatcacacTAGTGATCGATTCATCGGTtgatttttgcgtgttttacgtTTATCGACATCGGCCGATGTGCGCTGCTGCATTCACCGATCCACTTTATAAACAGAGCAGCTGCTCCGTGTTGCTGGAGACAGGctgcagagtgcagagcccctcccaCCATAAGCAGAGCGTCAAGCAAGCTCTTCAACCCCAAaggcaagttttaaactttcaaagcatcttttaactgtttaacttagaGTTGTTCTGTGGGTCGTTGTGTCACAGTTGTagttaacgagcagctggctggaggtttggagtgtgtgtgtttctttctctctccctATGCTTCTCACTCAGCTCTGA
This portion of the Gouania willdenowi chromosome 7, fGouWil2.1, whole genome shotgun sequence genome encodes:
- the klhl21 gene encoding kelch-like protein 21, with the protein product MEKPVLQTQPSTLPFFDTAHAFNLLRGIHELRAERKFFDVTLCAEGREFHCHRTVLAAASTYFRAMFAGTLRESAMDRVVLHEVSAELLGLLVDFCYTGRVTVTQENVDLLLKTADLFQFPSVKDACCAFLEQRLDVSNCLDIQDFAEAYACRELATSARRFVLKNIMELAKGMDFERLPWKRLLEFVSDDDLCVDKEETVYQIAVRWIKADLKRRLHYWPELLQQVRLPFVRRFFLLAHVESDPLVYLSPTCLRMVNEARSFQSCEYDRYDRPCHRMRPRPSTGLAEILVVIGGCDQDCDELVTVDCYNPQTGQWRYLAEFPDHLGGGYSIAALGNDMYVTGGSDGSRLYDGVWRYKSSVNEWTEASPMLKPREYHSSCVLKGQLYVVASDSTERYDHALDCWEALPAMEHAMDNCSTTACSGRLYAIGSLTGEDTMAIQSYDADANRWSMVKCGQLPPWSFTPKTVTLSGLIYFIRDDSAEVDVYNPQKNVWDKISPMTQVHVGGSVAALGGKLFVSGGYDNTFELSDVVEAYDPSTRSWTLAGHLPQPTFWHGSVSIFRQFMPLVSSTFEPTTIPESNDIHLHRHQRHQALHNLNNNLNQNQDVNAAL